In Rhododendron vialii isolate Sample 1 chromosome 9a, ASM3025357v1, the following are encoded in one genomic region:
- the LOC131300035 gene encoding vesicle-associated protein 1-2-like, with translation MDTEELLSIDPSELEFPFELKKQISVSFQLLNKTDNHIAFKVKTTNPKKYSVRPNNGVVLPRSTCNVIVTMQAQREAPPDMQCKDRFLIQSVVARPGATPKDINPEMFNKEAGNHVEDCRLRVVYVSPPKPPSPVPEESEEGSPPRASESKNEHLNGSELPAVSGEHVEVRDNSTQARALFLKLSEEKNNAIQQNKQLCQELELLRRGSAKGSRGIPLLYVVLIGLLGIIMGYLLKNS, from the exons ATGGATACGGAAGAGCTCCTCAGTATCGACCCTTCAGAGCTCGAATTTCCAT TCGAGCTCAAGAAGCAGATCTCTGTATCTTTCCAATTGTTGAACAAGACTGATAATCATATTGCTTTCAAG GTGAAGACAACCAATCCCAAGAAGTACTCTGTCCGACCTAATAATGGCGTTGTTCTTCCTCGTTCAACCTGCAATGTCATTG TAACAATGCAAGCCCAAAGGGAGGCACCTCCAGATATGCAATGCAAAGACAGGTTTCTCATCCAGAGTGTGGTTGCTCGCCCTGGTGCTACGCCAAAGGATATTAACCCGGAAATG TTTAACAAGGAGGCAGGTAATCATGTTGAAGATTGCAGATTGAGAGTTGTTTATGTTTCTCCACCTAAACCACCATCTCCGGTTCCTGAAGAATCCGAGGAAGGGTCTCCGCCTAGGGCTTCTGAATCCAAAAATGAACATTTGAATGGTTCTGAACTACCTGCT GTTTCGGGAGAGCATGTTGAGGTTCGGGACAATTCCACCCAG GCAAGGGCTCTTTTTTTGAAGTTGAGTGAGGAGAAGAATAACGCTATTCAACAAAACAAGCAGCTTTGCCAAGAACTG GAACTTTTGAGGCGAGGAAGTGCGAAAGGCAGCAGGGGAATACCTCTTCTGTATGTTGTGCTCATTGGCTTGCTTGGTATTATCATGGGATATCTCCTAAAGAATTCGTGA